From the genome of Argentina anserina chromosome 4, drPotAnse1.1, whole genome shotgun sequence, one region includes:
- the LOC126791052 gene encoding gamma-secretase subunit APH1-like, whose amino-acid sequence MTITAGIGYALIALGPSLSLFISVISKKPFLVLTVLSSTLLWLVSLIMLSGVWRAFLPLSSSAWWPYSLLIFTSVLFQEALRLLFWKVYKKLEDALDAFADRVSKPRLYLTDKMQIALAGGLGHGVAHAVFFCVSLLTPAFGPGTFFVDRCSKIPFFLLSAIMALAFVTIHTFSMVIAFNGYAEGNKVDQIFVPLVHLAAGMGTLVNFAYGGCIIGIPFLYFIAVLTLLHCGKMVWRRLTENRHSPPM is encoded by the exons ATGACGATAACGGCAGGGATCGGGTACGCCTTGATAGCGCTGGGcccttctctctccctttTCATCTCCGTCATCTCCAAAAAGCCCTTCTTGGTTCTCACCGTCCTCTCCAG TACATTGCTATGGCTGGTGAGCCTGATCATGCTGTCGGGAGTGTGGAGGGCATTTCTGCCTCTGAGCTCATCCGCGTGGTGGCCCTATTCTCTCCTCATATTCACCTCTGTTCTCTTCCAAGAAGCCCTTCGCCTTCTCTTCTGGAAGGTCTACAA GAAGCTGGAAGATGCCTTAGATGCATTTGCTGATAGAGTTTCTAAACCACGCCTATATCTGACTGATAAGATGCAAATTGCTCTAG CTGGTGGTTTGGGTCATGGCGTGGCGCATGCAGTGTTCTTTTGTGTGAGTCTCTTAACACCAGCATTTGGTCCAGGAACCTTTTTTGTGGATAGGTGCTCAAAGAtacctttttttcttctttctg CTATCATGGCTCTTGCATTTGTTACAATTCACACATTTTCAATGGTCATTGCATTTAATGGATATGCAGAAGGCAATAAAGTGGATCAGATCTTTGTACCTTTAGTTCATCTTGCTGCAGGGATGGGG ACACTAGTTAATTTTGCATATGGAGGATGTATTATCGGTATTCCTTTCCTCTACTTCATCGCTGTATTAACCTTATTGCATTGTGGGAAGATGGTTTGGAGAAGGTTAACAGAGAACAGACACAGTCCGCCCATGTAG